In one window of Prevotella sp. E13-17 DNA:
- a CDS encoding phosphoribosylanthranilate isomerase — translation MIKVCGMREAENIRQAEALGIDLMGFIFWPKSKRYVSTPPSYLPTKVKRVGVFVDEDIETVKRIAVEYSLDYIQLHGTESPEYACQLREWPLIKAFNIASADDFAQTKDYEGLVKLFLFDTKGKSVGGNGEKFDWDVLVAYNGHTPFLLSGGIGPDDAEKVKNFYHPKCAGIDLNSRFETTPGLKDIKQLKQFIQTL, via the coding sequence ATGATTAAGGTTTGCGGAATGCGAGAGGCGGAAAATATCCGCCAGGCAGAGGCCTTGGGCATCGATTTGATGGGCTTCATCTTTTGGCCAAAGTCAAAGAGGTATGTTAGCACCCCACCCAGCTATCTTCCAACAAAGGTCAAACGTGTAGGTGTTTTTGTTGATGAAGACATTGAAACGGTCAAGAGGATTGCTGTCGAATACAGTCTTGATTACATACAACTGCATGGAACTGAATCGCCTGAATACGCCTGTCAACTGAGAGAATGGCCACTCATCAAAGCCTTTAACATTGCCTCCGCAGACGACTTTGCACAAACGAAAGACTACGAAGGCCTTGTCAAGTTATTCCTTTTCGACACAAAGGGCAAGTCTGTAGGTGGCAACGGTGAGAAATTTGACTGGGATGTGCTGGTAGCTTACAATGGCCATACGCCTTTTCTGCTCAGCGGTGGTATAGGTCCTGATGATGCAGAAAAAGTTAAAAACTTCTATCATCCAAAATGCGCAGGTATAGATCTCAACTCGCGTTTCGAGACTACTCCCGGACTAAAAGATATCAAACAACTCAAACAATTCATTCAAACGCTATGA
- a CDS encoding aminodeoxychorismate/anthranilate synthase component II — protein sequence MKIVIIDNYDSFTYNLSHLIKELGAEVTVLRNDQFELADLEQYSKIVLSPGPGIPSEAGLLLDVIRTYADKKPILGVCLGHQAIGEVFGAKLENLSDVFHGVATPCHIIAEDPIFSGIERDITIGRYHSWVVSKTDLPSCLEVTAVSDEGQIMALRHKTLNIRGIQFHPESVLTPDGKKMIQNFLFL from the coding sequence ATGAAAATCGTCATTATAGATAATTACGACTCATTTACATACAACCTGAGTCACCTGATTAAAGAACTGGGTGCAGAAGTTACTGTGCTGCGCAACGACCAGTTTGAACTCGCAGACCTGGAGCAATACAGCAAGATTGTGCTCTCGCCAGGACCTGGCATTCCTTCAGAGGCAGGCCTATTGCTCGACGTCATTCGCACCTATGCCGACAAGAAGCCCATACTGGGTGTTTGCTTGGGTCACCAAGCCATAGGCGAAGTCTTTGGCGCCAAGTTGGAGAATCTCTCGGATGTCTTTCATGGTGTGGCGACCCCCTGCCATATCATAGCTGAAGACCCCATCTTCAGTGGCATCGAGCGCGACATCACCATCGGCCGCTACCATTCATGGGTAGTATCAAAGACCGACCTTCCCAGTTGTCTTGAAGTGACTGCCGTCAGCGATGAAGGACAGATCATGGCCCTGCGCCACAAGACACTCAACATCCGCGGCATTCAGTTTCACCCGGAGAGCGTGCTGACACCCGACGGAAAGAAAATGATACAGAACTTCTTATTCTTATAA
- a CDS encoding aminopeptidase C: protein MKQKLLFVALCVALSGHAQTKDGGISDKMLREIQKENNLSGTERALVNAIAANAIDNLALNHQNAKALNTHFSVETKSQSITDQQQSGRCWMFSGMNVLRNDFNLRTDSLTVEFSQAYLFFWDQLEKANLMLQGIIDTADKPIDDQRVQFFFHNPIGDGGTFCGVADLADKYGLVPKEVMPESFSSDNTSKARQLVSSKLREYGLQLRDMVQKGKKGASLDKAKTRMLAQIYRMLQYTIGEPPQTFSYAFCNEKGMTVGEAKEYTPISFYQEVVGKPLNGTFIMVMNDPRREYYKTYEVDYDRHTYDGHNWKYVNLPMEDIEQMAISALKAGHKLYSSYDVGKMLDRKRGYADTENFDYGALFGTSFAMNKAERISTFDSGSTHAMTLTAVDLDKKGNATKWKVENSWGAAWGQKGCLIMTDRWFREYMFRLVVPNEFVPKKVMQAYQSAPVMVMPEDPLFQMDE from the coding sequence ATGAAACAGAAACTTTTATTCGTGGCTTTGTGTGTGGCACTTTCAGGCCATGCACAAACAAAAGATGGTGGCATCTCAGACAAGATGCTTAGAGAAATACAGAAAGAAAACAATCTCAGTGGCACTGAGCGTGCCTTGGTGAACGCCATCGCTGCCAATGCTATCGACAATCTGGCATTGAACCATCAGAATGCAAAAGCGTTGAATACACATTTTAGTGTAGAGACGAAGTCGCAATCAATCACTGACCAACAGCAATCTGGTCGTTGCTGGATGTTCAGCGGCATGAACGTGTTGCGCAATGATTTCAATCTGCGTACAGATTCGCTGACGGTGGAGTTCTCGCAGGCGTACCTGTTCTTTTGGGATCAGTTAGAGAAAGCCAACCTGATGTTGCAGGGCATTATAGATACCGCCGACAAACCTATTGACGATCAGCGTGTACAGTTCTTTTTCCACAATCCCATTGGCGACGGCGGCACATTCTGTGGTGTTGCCGACCTGGCAGACAAGTATGGATTGGTGCCTAAAGAGGTAATGCCAGAGTCTTTCTCCAGCGACAATACCTCGAAAGCTCGCCAGTTGGTGTCTTCTAAACTGCGTGAGTATGGTTTGCAGCTGCGTGATATGGTTCAGAAGGGAAAGAAAGGTGCCTCTTTGGATAAGGCAAAAACTCGCATGTTGGCACAAATCTACCGCATGTTGCAGTACACCATTGGTGAGCCTCCACAGACGTTTAGCTATGCTTTCTGCAACGAGAAAGGTATGACTGTAGGCGAAGCAAAGGAATACACGCCAATCTCCTTCTATCAAGAGGTGGTAGGTAAACCACTTAACGGAACCTTTATCATGGTGATGAACGACCCTCGTCGCGAGTATTACAAGACCTATGAGGTGGACTACGATCGCCATACCTACGATGGTCACAACTGGAAATATGTCAACCTGCCGATGGAAGACATCGAGCAGATGGCCATCAGCGCTCTAAAGGCAGGTCACAAGCTCTACAGTTCCTATGATGTGGGCAAGATGTTGGACCGCAAACGTGGCTATGCAGACACCGAGAATTTTGACTATGGCGCACTCTTTGGCACATCGTTCGCAATGAATAAGGCCGAACGCATCTCGACTTTCGATAGCGGTTCTACTCACGCCATGACCCTGACGGCAGTTGATCTTGACAAGAAAGGCAATGCCACCAAATGGAAGGTGGAGAACTCTTGGGGTGCTGCGTGGGGACAAAAGGGGTGTTTGATTATGACCGACCGTTGGTTCCGCGAATATATGTTCCGCCTTGTTGTGCCCAATGAGTTTGTACCTAAGAAGGTGATGCAAGCCTATCAGTCAGCTCCTGTGATGGTGATGCCCGAGGATCCTCTGTTCCAGATGGATGAGTAA
- the trpA gene encoding tryptophan synthase subunit alpha — protein MNKINYLFENNKDKKLLSLYFCAGCPTLDNTAEVILSMQRRGIAMIEVGIPFSDPLADGPVIQGAATKALKNGMSLKLLFSQLKSIKGQVEIPLVLMGYLNPILHYGIEAFCQSCVEAGVSGAIIPDLPFDDYMNTVKPIADKYDLRIIMLITPETSEERIRFIDEHTDGFIYMVSSAAITGTQSNFDEQKQAYFRRINAMNLRNPRMIGFGISNAQTLKAAQDNAAGAIIGSKFVSLLNEADGNADVALERLFDALEK, from the coding sequence ATGAACAAGATTAACTATCTTTTTGAAAATAACAAGGACAAGAAGCTCCTTTCACTCTATTTCTGTGCAGGATGCCCTACCCTCGATAACACTGCCGAAGTCATTCTCAGCATGCAGCGTCGCGGCATTGCCATGATTGAAGTAGGCATTCCGTTTAGCGACCCATTGGCCGACGGTCCTGTCATTCAAGGGGCAGCCACCAAGGCGCTAAAGAATGGTATGAGTCTGAAATTGCTTTTCTCGCAGCTGAAGAGCATCAAAGGACAAGTAGAGATACCGCTGGTGCTGATGGGCTATCTCAATCCCATTCTGCATTATGGCATAGAGGCTTTCTGTCAGTCGTGCGTTGAGGCTGGTGTCAGCGGAGCAATCATCCCCGACCTGCCCTTTGATGACTATATGAACACCGTCAAACCGATTGCCGACAAGTACGACTTGCGCATCATCATGCTCATCACACCCGAGACCAGCGAAGAACGTATCCGCTTTATTGACGAACATACCGATGGGTTTATCTACATGGTATCATCGGCAGCCATCACCGGCACACAAAGTAATTTCGACGAACAGAAGCAGGCTTACTTCCGTCGCATCAATGCTATGAACCTACGTAATCCACGCATGATAGGCTTTGGCATCAGTAATGCGCAGACACTCAAGGCAGCACAAGACAACGCTGCGGGGGCCATCATCGGCTCTAAGTTTGTCTCACTGCTGAACGAAGCCGACGGAAACGCTGATGTGGCACTCGAACGGTTGTTTGATGCACTCGAGAAGTGA
- the trpC gene encoding indole-3-glycerol phosphate synthase TrpC: MQDILKEIVAHKHLELERLCAKKPSLREALLQSETGIIAEFKRRSPSKGWIKQEGRADIIPLSYQQNGAAALSILTDEHYFGGSDEYIRLARQSGVTLPILYKNFVIDEAQLYAAALCGASAVLLIAACLTKQECKQLLDKAHSLGLEVLLEMHSEAELEYAELEPDVCGINNRNLGSFITDVENSFRLAELLPKDAVKVSESGISDTNTVKLLRSAGFRGFLIGENFMKTPNPGEALNEFISML; this comes from the coding sequence ATGCAAGATATTCTAAAAGAAATCGTTGCCCATAAACATCTGGAGCTGGAACGCCTTTGCGCAAAGAAGCCTTCTTTGCGAGAGGCGCTGCTTCAGAGCGAGACGGGCATCATTGCCGAATTCAAACGCCGGTCACCTTCAAAAGGATGGATAAAGCAAGAGGGACGTGCCGATATCATTCCGCTGAGCTATCAGCAGAACGGTGCTGCTGCGCTCTCAATACTGACAGACGAGCACTACTTCGGTGGATCGGACGAGTATATTCGTCTGGCGCGTCAAAGCGGTGTCACGTTGCCTATTCTCTATAAGAACTTCGTCATCGACGAGGCTCAACTCTACGCTGCTGCCCTTTGCGGAGCCTCAGCCGTGCTGCTGATTGCTGCCTGTCTGACGAAACAAGAATGCAAACAGCTACTGGACAAGGCACATTCGTTAGGTTTAGAGGTGTTACTGGAGATGCACTCCGAAGCAGAACTGGAGTATGCCGAACTGGAACCCGACGTCTGTGGCATCAACAATCGTAACCTTGGGTCGTTTATCACCGATGTCGAGAATTCGTTTCGACTGGCTGAACTACTACCAAAAGACGCTGTAAAAGTCAGCGAAAGTGGCATCTCAGACACAAATACAGTCAAGCTTCTTCGTTCGGCAGGATTCCGTGGCTTCTTGATTGGCGAAAACTTCATGAAGACCCCAAACCCTGGTGAGGCTCTCAACGAATTTATTTCTATGCTATGA
- the trpD gene encoding anthranilate phosphoribosyltransferase, giving the protein MKSYLFRLLNHEELTREEMKSILIGITQSEYPNEQITALLTCLQMRGVTVDELLGFRDGILETGVPAILEADRYIDVVGTGGDRKNTFNISTTSCFVIAGAGYKVAKHGNYAATSVSGASNVIQHHGIKFTDDIDKLNRSLNEAGIVYLHAQLFAKAMKFVGPIRKALQFPTIFNLLGPIVNPSQPKCQLLGVANLDQMRLYNSVYQKLGIDYGIVNSIDGYDEISLTGDFKVTTKEYERIFKPQDLGFDIAKPEELVGGATEEEAAAIFDSVLENRALPAQKTIVLANAAFGIQVLEQGKKSIEECIEIARESIDSGNALKTFKKFVELNS; this is encoded by the coding sequence ATGAAAAGCTACCTCTTTAGGTTGCTGAACCACGAGGAACTGACTCGTGAGGAGATGAAATCAATTCTGATTGGTATTACACAGAGTGAATACCCCAACGAACAAATCACTGCCCTGCTGACCTGCTTGCAAATGCGTGGTGTCACGGTCGATGAACTGTTGGGATTCCGCGATGGTATTCTTGAAACAGGTGTTCCGGCTATTCTCGAAGCTGACCGCTATATTGACGTAGTAGGAACTGGCGGCGATCGCAAAAATACGTTCAACATCTCTACAACCTCTTGCTTTGTCATAGCAGGCGCCGGTTATAAGGTGGCCAAGCACGGTAACTATGCTGCCACATCGGTTTCGGGAGCCAGCAATGTGATTCAACATCATGGCATTAAGTTTACCGACGACATCGACAAACTGAACCGCTCGCTGAACGAAGCCGGAATTGTTTACCTTCATGCGCAGCTCTTTGCAAAGGCAATGAAGTTCGTCGGTCCTATCCGTAAAGCTCTACAATTCCCCACCATTTTCAATCTGTTGGGCCCCATCGTCAACCCCTCTCAACCCAAGTGTCAATTGCTTGGCGTGGCTAATCTTGATCAGATGCGCCTTTACAACAGCGTTTATCAGAAGTTAGGCATCGACTATGGTATCGTCAACTCTATTGATGGCTACGACGAGATATCACTCACAGGCGACTTCAAAGTGACGACAAAAGAATACGAACGTATCTTTAAACCACAGGATTTGGGCTTCGACATTGCAAAACCCGAAGAATTAGTAGGTGGTGCCACCGAGGAAGAAGCTGCAGCTATCTTCGACTCTGTTCTTGAAAATCGTGCACTGCCAGCTCAGAAGACTATCGTACTGGCTAACGCTGCCTTTGGTATCCAGGTATTGGAACAAGGCAAGAAGAGCATTGAGGAGTGCATTGAGATAGCCCGCGAGAGTATTGACAGTGGTAATGCACTGAAGACCTTCAAGAAGTTTGTTGAGTTGAATAGCTAA